AATGGGGCCAAACAGGTTCCGGAAGAGATTCGCAAATTACGAGAATCACTAAGCGATCAATATCTCTGTAACTTTTCGGTTTTTCAATCCTTGATAGATCATTGGGGACTTGGACAGATTTTCCCCGTTGTCCCCATTTCCATGCTCAATGAAAAACCCAATAATCGTGGATTTCTTGTGGACATCACCTGTGATTCTGACGGTAAAATCTGTTCTTTTCTGACTGGTGAAGAAAAACATCAGAGCTCTATCCCCCTGCACAACCTGGATTCCAAGCCTTACCTGTTAGGCATTTTCCTTGTGGGGGCTTACCAGGACATCATGGGGGATCTTCACAACCTTTTTGGAAGAGTTAATGAAGCTCATGTGTTCATCGACCCTGATGAACCTGATGGTTTTTATATTGAAGAAACGATCCCGGCCTTAACTATTGGAGAGGCTTTGAGCGCGGTTCAATATGAGCCCAAGATCCTTGAAAACGCCATGAAAAACCAAATTGATAACGCCATCAAACAAAATCTTCTTAAGCCCAATGAAGGAATGCGACTTCTCGAATTCTACGAGAACGGTTTAAAAAGATCCACTTACCTAGAGATCGAATACGATCAGCTTTACAAGAAAAAGTCGATCCTGGAAGTCGGCTTGGAACATAGCTTATCTACTGGACAACTGACCGATTAAAGGACTGAACACTATCCTCATTGAGCCGCCTGAAAATTGCCCACGAAAACTCCCTTGCCTTTCTACAACCCGGGATAAGCTTTTTTTTCAATTCCCATTTTTGATTTTTAAAAGATCTAAAGGAGTATCAATAGATACATCCTCTTTCTGGAGAACCTCGATAAACTTGCGCATCGCAGGGGTAAGCATGCGCCCTGACTTATAAAGAATCCCGATCGGTCTATAGCAAGGGGGCCCAGAAAGTTCGAGCATCTTTAGGGTGCCATTTCTTAACTCCTGGGTAATCGTGGCCATCGGCACAATGGCAATACCTGCGTCAATTTCTACCGCCCTTTTAACCGTCTCTACATTATCGAACTCCATAACAGGTCTAAACTCAAGACCCTTATCCCTAAAGAGCTTGTCGAGTTCCCTGCGCGTCGGCATGTCTGAGCTAAAAGCGATAAAGCCTTCTTGGGCAATTTGTTCCAAGCCTACCTCTTTTAAATGGGCAAAACGGTGGGTCGGACTACATATGACTACCATGCGATCTTTGCGGAAGGGCTCAATCTTGATCTGTTTTCTAGGGGATGGATAGGCCACGATGCCTATATCACTATTTCCTTCGGCAATGTCTTGATAAACTTGCCGAGAATGGCGGTATTCAACTCGGATGTTGACTTCAGGATAGAGTTTGAGAAACTTTTTCAAATAATAAGGCAGTTCATGAAGACCCACACTGTAAATAGCCGAAACACGAATAGTCCCCGAAACAGACTCCTTGATTTCGAAAATTTTCGCTTCTATTCTTGTATATATATCAACAATTTCCCGAGAAGCATGGTAGAGAATCTCTCCTTCCTTTGTCAATTGAACCTTACGGCTACCCCTCTCAATCAAGGGAACGCCAAAACGCTCTTCAAGAGAACGAATCTGTTGACTAACAGCAGATTGACTAATCTTGTTCAATTGTGCGGCCTTACTAAAACTTCGGCTTTCTACAAGATCCCTAAAAGCTTTGAGTGTTTCAATCTGCATCGAAATAATTTTTAGTAAATCTAATAATTTGTCAAATTATGAATTTTTCTTTTTATATTCCTTCAATTAAAGAAAGGTTAGAAAAACTTCAATCCAAAATAGAAACCGCTTCAAAAAAAAGTGGTCGAAACCCCAAAGATATCACTATTGTAGCGGTCACCAAAGGTTTTGGACCCGAAATCATCGAAGCTTTACTGCAGCTGGGTATTATTCATATAGGGGAAAACCGCGTTCAAGAAGCTCGCCTTAAAAAACAGCAGGTTGGGGAAAAAGGAATATGGCATTTCATTGGGCATCTTCAAAAAAACAAGATAAAGATTAGCTCCCATCTATTCGACTGGATAGATTCAGTTGATACACTCGAGGATGCTACCTTGCTTTCTCATTTTGCTCAAGAACTGGGGAAAACACTTAAGATTTTAGTCCAGGTTAACGTTTCGGGTGAATCGACAAAATTTGGAACCACTCCAGAACAGGCTGAATCCTTATGCATGTCTATTAACAGCCTTCCCCGGTTAGAAATCCTTGGGTTGATGACTATTGCTCCCTTTGTTGAAGATCCTGAAAAGGTAAGACCCGTTTTCTCTCGACTCAGGATGTTGAGGGACAAAATAGAATCCCATAACGGAGTTCATCTACCGGTTTTATCCATGGGTATGAGCCAGGATTTCGAAGTCGCCATAGAAGAAGGAGCAACGATGATTAGGATAGGAACTTTCTTGCTTGGGCCACGGAAAGGGTCATTTCTTAAAATAGGTGAAACCCAAACTTTTCTTTAATCCTCTGGGAAATAGCTTTTGAAGAATCTTTTTTACGTTTCTCTTATCTGGCTGATCTTGCCGCTGAGCGTTGTCCTTTATGCTCTGGATCAGAGCTCTCCAGGTTTCTCTTATACTTTTCTTTTCTTTAAAAATAAAGAAAAAGAGGAGCTTTACCTCAAAATCCAACAGCCCTTTCTTCGCATCGACCGGCCTAAAGAGTTATTTTCGGTTGTTTATAACCAAAAAGAAGACCTATTCTTGGGCATGGAGCACAGGGACGGACGATACTGGAAATTTAGTTGGAGTCAAATCCAAAAACAGGTAGAAAAGATCAAGGAAAGCAGCTATAATATTCGTCGAGATCCCTTTATTGATCCTACCGAACAGAGCATCGAAGAAATTCTAAATCCCTCTTTTTTCCCCCACTACGGGAGGTTTGATCCCTTTAGTCCCCCCCCACAGCGATCCTGGACAAAGAGTAGTGGAACCAAGATCTCTCCTTTTGGCCAACTCTTTCAGTGGATAGGGAAAAACGAAAAAACCGATTCTACCTGTTGGATACAACCCTTATTTGCTTCCGAAGCCGACGAGTGGAATAGGGTTGTCCCCGTTTTGAGAAAAACATGCCAGATCCTCTCCTTCATTCTTGGTGAAAATGCCTGGCCCTTTGCTGCCCTAGACATCTGGGCATCCCTTCCTCCCAAGGTTGGATTTCCTGTTGAAACTCAATGGAGGGAGGATGAACAACCAATGAAAATCGTTCTTCAAAAGAAAGAAATTCTTCTTGATTCGTCGTGGACTAAACCGCCTAAAAATTATCTTAGCGAAGAGCTCCCTATCCTAGAAGAATATAAGAATCAATAATTTTTTTAAAAAATTCTTTATCTCTATTTATTTTCTAGAGAATGTGATTAAAATATTTTTATCTAAAGTATGTTTTTAACTAAACGTAGCAAATATGCCCTTCGGGCACTGCTTTATCTAGCCAGAGAACAGCAGAGGGGAACGATTTTAATTCAGGAAATTGCTGAAAAAGAAAAAATTCCTAAAAAATTTCTTGAATCGATTTTGCTTGAACTCAAAAACAATGGCTTTCTGAGTAGCAGAAGGGGCAAAGGGGGCGGCTATGCTCTTGAATATCCCCCAGAAAAAATTGCT
The DNA window shown above is from Methylacidiphilum caldifontis and carries:
- a CDS encoding YggS family pyridoxal phosphate-dependent enzyme; its protein translation is MNFSFYIPSIKERLEKLQSKIETASKKSGRNPKDITIVAVTKGFGPEIIEALLQLGIIHIGENRVQEARLKKQQVGEKGIWHFIGHLQKNKIKISSHLFDWIDSVDTLEDATLLSHFAQELGKTLKILVQVNVSGESTKFGTTPEQAESLCMSINSLPRLEILGLMTIAPFVEDPEKVRPVFSRLRMLRDKIESHNGVHLPVLSMGMSQDFEVAIEEGATMIRIGTFLLGPRKGSFLKIGETQTFL
- a CDS encoding LysR family transcriptional regulator; its protein translation is MQIETLKAFRDLVESRSFSKAAQLNKISQSAVSQQIRSLEERFGVPLIERGSRKVQLTKEGEILYHASREIVDIYTRIEAKIFEIKESVSGTIRVSAIYSVGLHELPYYLKKFLKLYPEVNIRVEYRHSRQVYQDIAEGNSDIGIVAYPSPRKQIKIEPFRKDRMVVICSPTHRFAHLKEVGLEQIAQEGFIAFSSDMPTRRELDKLFRDKGLEFRPVMEFDNVETVKRAVEIDAGIAIVPMATITQELRNGTLKMLELSGPPCYRPIGILYKSGRMLTPAMRKFIEVLQKEDVSIDTPLDLLKIKNGN